One stretch of Acidicapsa acidisoli DNA includes these proteins:
- a CDS encoding aldo/keto reductase, translated as MDYVNLGTTGAKVSRLCLGMMTYGTSQWREWVLNEEASKPLIRQAVEAGINFFDTADMYSLGVSEEVTGRALKEFAGSRDNVVIATKVFNAMSDAPNDRGLSRKHIMASIDKSLKRLGVDYVDLYQIHRFDSQTPIEETVEALNDVVRAGKALYLGASSMYAWQFLKMIQTQREHGFARFVTMQNHYNLVYREEEREMIPLCLSEGIGLIPWSPLARGFLAGNRKANEDKKQSETTRARTDEYAHSLYYRASDFTVVDRLTEIAQVRGVKNAQVALAWILSRPGMTAPIIGASKAYQLDDALAAMSIRLTPEEITKLEEAYEPHPVLGHSYR; from the coding sequence ATGGATTATGTAAATCTCGGAACGACCGGGGCGAAGGTTTCGCGCCTTTGTCTGGGTATGATGACCTACGGCACGAGTCAATGGCGCGAGTGGGTGCTGAATGAGGAAGCCTCGAAGCCGCTGATTCGACAGGCAGTGGAGGCGGGCATCAACTTTTTCGATACCGCTGATATGTACTCTCTTGGCGTGAGTGAAGAAGTCACCGGACGCGCTCTTAAGGAATTCGCCGGGTCGCGCGATAACGTCGTAATTGCCACTAAGGTCTTCAATGCGATGTCCGATGCGCCGAACGACCGGGGACTCTCGCGCAAGCACATCATGGCCTCTATCGACAAGAGTTTGAAGCGCCTTGGTGTGGATTACGTGGACCTGTATCAGATTCATCGCTTCGATTCGCAAACGCCGATCGAGGAGACGGTAGAGGCGCTGAACGACGTAGTGCGAGCCGGGAAGGCTCTGTATCTCGGCGCGTCGTCTATGTACGCATGGCAGTTTCTGAAGATGATCCAGACGCAGCGGGAGCATGGCTTCGCACGTTTTGTCACCATGCAGAATCACTACAACCTCGTCTATCGCGAAGAGGAGCGCGAGATGATTCCACTGTGCCTCTCGGAAGGGATTGGGCTCATCCCCTGGAGTCCGCTCGCTCGTGGCTTTCTCGCAGGCAATCGCAAGGCGAATGAAGACAAGAAGCAGAGCGAGACAACGCGTGCCAGAACAGACGAGTACGCTCACAGCCTTTACTACCGAGCATCGGACTTTACAGTGGTCGATCGCCTCACTGAGATCGCGCAGGTGCGCGGCGTCAAGAATGCACAGGTAGCCTTGGCGTGGATACTCTCACGTCCCGGCATGACCGCACCGATCATCGGCGCAAGCAAGGCATATCAACTAGACGATGCGCTGGCGGCGATGAGCATTCGGCTCACTCCGGAGGAGATTACAAAGCTGGAGGAAGCCTACGAACCGCATCCCGTTCTCGGCCATAGCTACAGATAG